One bacterium DNA window includes the following coding sequences:
- a CDS encoding (2Fe-2S)-binding protein, giving the protein MVDVTLNVNGRSYRVRVEPRRTLADTLRDDCGLTGTHLGCEHGVCGACTILVDGQPVRSCLMFAVQCEGMELRTVEGLADGEQLHPIQQAFWENHGLQCGFCTPGFLMLAVGFLEENPDPNDGELRAVLSSNLCRCTGYQNIVKAVRQAAIAMRR; this is encoded by the coding sequence ATGGTCGACGTGACCCTCAATGTGAACGGACGCTCCTACCGGGTCCGGGTGGAGCCCCGACGTACGCTGGCCGACACCCTGCGTGACGACTGTGGCCTTACGGGAACGCACCTCGGCTGCGAGCACGGCGTGTGCGGCGCATGCACGATACTCGTGGACGGCCAACCGGTGCGGTCCTGCCTGATGTTCGCGGTGCAGTGCGAGGGTATGGAACTCCGGACGGTCGAGGGTCTGGCCGACGGTGAGCAACTGCATCCCATCCAGCAGGCCTTCTGGGAGAACCACGGGCTGCAGTGCGGATTCTGCACCCCCGGTTTCCTCATGCTTGCTGTCGGGTTCCTGGAGGAGAACCCGGATCCCAATGACGGCGAGTTGCGGGCGGTGCTCTCGTCGAACCTCTGCCGCTGCACCGGGTACCAGAACATCGTCAAGGCGGTCCGCCAGGCCGCCATCGCAATGAGGCGATGA
- a CDS encoding xanthine dehydrogenase family protein molybdopterin-binding subunit: MTRWVGRSLLRFEDPPLLTGEGRFVADLADRAAFLRFVRSPVAHGRITSIEAPRGVTLFTGEDLAGVRPVRPLLHREDYRPVDQPVLARDTVRFVGEPVAVAVAATPEEAEDLAEQVFVDIDPMDHVVAATEAVRQGAPAVHDHVPGNVVVDARLATPGVDEAFGIAEEVIEFELRSRRESAMPLEARGSVASFDARSGRITLTSSVQSPHVVRTVIADLLRMPESDLRVVAPDVGGGFGQKFCLAVEDVVAVWVARRLRTTVAWIEDRRENLVSSFHSRDHRYRVRGAFGEGGRLLAVDADLLCNIGAYSCYPVTCGVEPLMAMVEFPGPYDFRVYRVRSRGVATNTCPMSPYRGVSRPVITLAMERLMDLGAARFGIEAAEIRRRNLISSFPYSSATGLVYDEGSYVESLERAADAIGLTAFRERQAAALRDGRYLGVGFSVFSERTGYGTAAFAARSMDVTPGYETVDLSMDPSGYVEARLGASPHGQGLGTSLAQLIGDELGVDPATVRIVHGDTDRTPYGWGTFASRSLVIAGGAAKLAAGMLRSKIAAIAANELEAAPEDIVLEGGVARVSGTDAGVPIPDLARLAYHSSHRLESGMTPGLAAAATYDPAGTFSNACHAAQVEVDPETGGVAVDRFVVVEDAGILINPMIVDGQLHGGVTQGIAGALYEEIVYDGEGNILTTSLMDYLPPTAAEVPEIEIHHLVTVSDASLTGAKGLGEGGTIGAPAAIINAISDALRPLGVEVNETPATPARLRRLISQKEQERIPA, translated from the coding sequence GTGACCCGATGGGTCGGGCGGTCGCTGCTGCGTTTCGAGGATCCACCGCTCCTGACGGGGGAGGGAAGGTTCGTCGCGGACCTGGCTGATCGAGCGGCGTTTCTCCGGTTCGTAAGGAGTCCCGTAGCCCACGGGCGGATCACCTCGATCGAGGCACCCCGCGGCGTGACCCTGTTCACGGGAGAGGACCTGGCCGGGGTCCGTCCGGTCCGGCCGCTGCTGCATCGCGAGGACTACCGGCCGGTCGACCAGCCCGTGCTGGCCCGGGACACGGTCCGGTTCGTGGGGGAACCGGTGGCGGTGGCGGTTGCCGCCACGCCGGAGGAGGCGGAGGATCTCGCCGAGCAGGTGTTCGTGGACATCGACCCGATGGATCATGTGGTGGCTGCCACCGAGGCGGTTCGGCAAGGAGCACCCGCCGTCCACGACCATGTTCCCGGCAACGTGGTGGTGGACGCCCGTCTCGCCACCCCCGGGGTTGACGAGGCTTTCGGCATCGCCGAGGAGGTGATCGAGTTCGAGCTTCGTTCCCGACGGGAGAGCGCCATGCCCCTGGAGGCACGAGGGTCCGTGGCTTCGTTCGACGCCCGGTCCGGCCGGATCACCCTCACGTCGTCCGTCCAGTCACCCCACGTGGTGCGTACCGTCATCGCAGACCTGCTCCGCATGCCCGAGTCGGATCTGCGGGTGGTGGCGCCCGACGTCGGGGGAGGATTCGGCCAGAAGTTCTGCCTGGCGGTCGAGGACGTGGTCGCGGTCTGGGTCGCCCGGCGTCTCCGTACGACGGTCGCATGGATCGAGGACCGTCGGGAGAACCTGGTTTCCTCCTTCCACAGCCGGGACCATCGCTACCGCGTGAGGGGAGCCTTCGGCGAAGGTGGGCGGTTGCTGGCCGTGGACGCCGACCTGCTGTGCAACATAGGCGCTTACTCGTGCTACCCCGTGACCTGCGGGGTGGAGCCTCTCATGGCGATGGTGGAGTTCCCGGGTCCCTACGATTTCCGCGTGTACCGGGTCAGGTCGAGGGGCGTGGCCACCAACACCTGCCCGATGTCCCCCTACCGGGGCGTTTCCCGTCCGGTGATCACCCTGGCCATGGAGAGGCTGATGGACCTGGGAGCGGCCAGGTTCGGGATCGAGGCAGCCGAGATCCGCCGCAGGAACCTGATTAGCAGTTTCCCCTACTCGTCCGCGACAGGCCTGGTCTACGACGAGGGTTCCTACGTGGAGTCTCTGGAGCGGGCCGCCGACGCCATTGGCCTGACGGCGTTCCGAGAGCGCCAGGCGGCCGCGTTGCGGGACGGCCGCTACCTGGGGGTAGGGTTCTCGGTCTTCTCGGAACGGACCGGCTACGGGACGGCCGCCTTCGCAGCCAGGAGCATGGACGTAACCCCGGGATACGAGACGGTGGACCTGAGCATGGACCCGTCGGGATACGTCGAAGCACGGTTGGGCGCCTCACCGCACGGGCAGGGTCTCGGAACCAGCCTCGCGCAGCTCATCGGGGACGAACTGGGTGTTGACCCGGCCACGGTGCGGATCGTGCACGGCGACACCGACCGGACGCCGTACGGTTGGGGGACCTTCGCCAGCCGGTCGCTGGTCATTGCCGGGGGCGCGGCCAAGCTGGCCGCCGGGATGCTCCGGTCGAAGATCGCTGCCATCGCTGCCAACGAACTGGAGGCCGCGCCGGAGGACATCGTGCTCGAAGGGGGGGTGGCCCGGGTGTCGGGGACCGATGCCGGCGTCCCGATCCCGGACCTGGCTCGTCTGGCCTATCACTCCAGCCATCGCCTCGAGTCCGGCATGACCCCCGGGCTCGCCGCGGCGGCAACCTACGACCCCGCAGGAACGTTCTCCAACGCCTGCCACGCTGCCCAGGTGGAGGTGGATCCCGAGACCGGAGGGGTTGCGGTCGACCGGTTCGTCGTGGTGGAGGACGCCGGCATCCTGATCAATCCCATGATCGTGGACGGCCAGCTTCACGGGGGGGTCACACAGGGGATCGCAGGGGCCCTCTACGAGGAGATCGTCTACGACGGGGAGGGCAACATCCTGACGACCTCGCTGATGGACTACCTCCCGCCCACGGCGGCAGAAGTACCGGAGATCGAGATCCACCACCTGGTGACGGTGTCGGACGCCAGCCTCACCGGCGCCAAGGGTCTGGGCGAGGGTGGCACCATCGGAGCGCCGGCGGCGATCATCAACGCCATCTCCGACGCTCTCCGTCCTCTGGGGGTCGAAGTGAACGAGACCCCGGCTACGCCGGCCCGTCTGAGGCGGCTGATAAGTCAGAAGGAGCAGGAAAGGATCCCCGCATGA
- a CDS encoding xanthine dehydrogenase family protein subunit M yields MKPARFDYLQARSVDEAVAALGRYGYDAKILAGGQSLVPAMNFRLARPAVLVDINHVAELDHITDGGTAVRIGSLVRHVAFEKPVVDGPLGRLLTLAAHHVGHLPIRVRGTFGGSLAHADPAAEWCVIALLADAEMVARTAGGARSIPARQFFQTVFTTELEPDELLVETRLGKLSATTKVGFQQFSRRAGDFALAMVAVALEIRDAQVVEARIAMGGVSDRPVRADEAEECLRGRPPGRSVFSEAADLAARGFDAVGDIHGSAEYRRDLVRALTRRALEQATAS; encoded by the coding sequence ATGAAGCCGGCCCGATTCGACTACCTCCAGGCGCGTTCAGTCGACGAGGCTGTGGCGGCTCTGGGTCGGTACGGGTACGACGCCAAGATCCTGGCGGGTGGCCAGAGCCTGGTCCCGGCCATGAACTTCCGCCTGGCCAGGCCGGCGGTGCTGGTCGACATCAACCACGTGGCCGAACTGGATCACATCACCGACGGCGGGACGGCGGTCAGGATCGGATCGCTGGTCCGCCACGTAGCGTTCGAGAAGCCGGTCGTGGACGGTCCTCTCGGGCGGCTCCTGACCCTTGCCGCCCACCATGTCGGCCATCTCCCCATCCGCGTGAGGGGAACCTTCGGTGGCAGCCTGGCCCATGCGGATCCCGCAGCCGAGTGGTGTGTGATCGCCCTGCTGGCCGACGCGGAGATGGTGGCCCGTACCGCCGGCGGTGCGCGTAGCATCCCGGCCCGGCAGTTCTTCCAAACGGTGTTCACGACCGAACTCGAGCCGGACGAGCTGCTCGTCGAGACCCGTCTGGGCAAGCTGAGCGCGACCACCAAGGTCGGCTTCCAGCAGTTCAGCCGCAGGGCGGGCGACTTCGCCCTTGCGATGGTTGCGGTGGCGCTCGAGATCCGCGACGCCCAAGTAGTGGAGGCACGGATAGCAATGGGTGGTGTGAGCGACCGCCCGGTCAGGGCCGACGAGGCCGAGGAGTGCCTCCGGGGCCGCCCCCCCGGTCGGTCCGTCTTCTCGGAGGCTGCCGACCTGGCGGCCCGCGGGTTCGACGCGGTGGGCGACATTCACGGTTCCGCCGAGTACCGCAGAGACCTGGTGAGGGCACTGACCAGACGAGCCCTCGAGCAGGCGACCGCGTCGTGA
- a CDS encoding xanthine dehydrogenase family protein molybdopterin-binding subunit yields MTTDRRAPVRGGIGASVLRHEDPPLLRGRARYIADISLPGQLAMVVVRSPVAHGTLKAVDTSEAVALPGVEAAFTAQDLVGSLGHVPRIPPRVSFDETVLPYLQPLLAVDRVRYTGEPLAVVVAEDRYLAEDAAELVFADIDPHPAVVDAGPQAEQGEQLFETGNLVTTLHAEFGDIEAALRDAERVIELELSIGRHSGVPMETRGLAVEFDPGTGRLTVYGATKVPHWNLSTTAELLGMPPSRIRMRETAVGGGFGVRGELYPEDVLAVWVANRLRRSVSWIEDRREHLVAANHSRQQRHRARIAGGADGRIAAITSDFDMDVGAYTRTHSIRVADLTLSMIPGPYDLDAYRGSARCVVTNKTPTGTYRAPGRFESSFVRERLIDLFAAEIGMDPVEVRLRNLIRPSQIPYPRPLSSTGEPMLFSDGDFPSILTRLVESFDWKGVERRRSDGELVGVGLAMFLEKSGLGPWETGAVEVDPDGLVRVRSGCSSVGQGIRTVLAQIVADRLQVDYGAVRVELLDTDRTAYGTGSYASRSTVTAGSALVQAADEIIDLTKQVASVEFEVAKEDLEYIDGGVRVQGSPGFGMSIFEAATRLHPITAPRYGRERPGLVAESVFDVERVVYPCGANLAVVRVSPDTGEVTVEYLLLLYDIGRAINPMLVAGQMEGGAIQAIGGTLYEQFAYDDDGNPQSASFMDYLLPTLSETPVMETIIGETAPTATNPLGTKGAGEGGVPGVAAAIATAIEQALGQPGLVTAVPILPENLVVRDLEDDHVDALQERIDSREADIWESVVGDGLIPK; encoded by the coding sequence ATGACGACAGATCGGCGCGCCCCCGTCCGGGGCGGCATCGGGGCTTCCGTGCTGAGGCACGAGGACCCCCCCTTGCTGCGTGGCCGGGCCCGCTACATCGCCGACATAAGCCTGCCCGGCCAACTCGCCATGGTCGTGGTCCGGTCTCCGGTAGCCCACGGAACCCTGAAGGCGGTGGATACCTCCGAGGCGGTCGCCCTCCCGGGGGTCGAGGCTGCGTTCACGGCACAGGATCTGGTCGGCTCGCTGGGCCATGTGCCCCGCATCCCGCCGAGGGTGTCGTTCGACGAGACCGTACTCCCCTACCTGCAGCCGCTCCTGGCCGTCGACCGGGTCCGCTACACCGGCGAACCCCTGGCAGTCGTGGTGGCGGAGGACCGCTACCTGGCCGAGGACGCGGCCGAACTGGTCTTCGCAGACATCGACCCGCATCCGGCAGTCGTCGACGCGGGTCCGCAAGCCGAGCAGGGAGAGCAGCTGTTCGAGACCGGGAACCTGGTGACGACCCTGCATGCCGAGTTCGGCGACATAGAGGCCGCCTTGCGCGATGCCGAGCGGGTGATCGAACTCGAGTTAAGCATCGGCCGGCACAGCGGCGTCCCGATGGAAACCAGAGGCCTGGCGGTGGAGTTCGACCCGGGCACGGGACGTCTGACCGTCTATGGAGCCACCAAGGTACCGCACTGGAATCTGAGCACGACGGCCGAGCTCCTCGGCATGCCGCCCAGCCGTATCCGGATGCGCGAGACCGCCGTCGGGGGAGGCTTCGGTGTTCGTGGAGAGCTGTACCCCGAGGATGTGCTAGCAGTGTGGGTGGCGAATCGGCTCCGGCGGTCGGTCTCCTGGATCGAAGACCGCCGCGAGCACCTGGTAGCGGCCAACCACTCACGCCAGCAGAGGCACCGGGCCAGGATCGCGGGAGGCGCGGACGGCCGGATCGCCGCCATCACCTCGGACTTCGACATGGACGTTGGCGCCTACACCCGTACCCACAGCATCCGAGTGGCCGACCTGACACTGTCGATGATCCCGGGTCCCTACGACCTGGACGCCTACCGGGGCTCGGCCCGGTGCGTGGTCACCAACAAGACGCCCACCGGCACCTACCGGGCACCCGGACGTTTCGAGTCCAGCTTCGTCCGCGAGCGCCTGATCGATCTGTTCGCCGCCGAGATCGGCATGGATCCGGTGGAGGTACGCCTACGCAACCTGATCCGGCCCAGCCAGATTCCGTATCCTCGACCGCTGTCCTCCACCGGGGAACCGATGCTGTTCAGTGACGGCGACTTCCCTTCGATCCTGACGCGGCTGGTGGAGTCCTTCGACTGGAAGGGGGTCGAACGGCGGCGATCCGACGGAGAGCTTGTCGGGGTGGGCCTGGCGATGTTCCTGGAGAAGTCCGGGCTTGGACCCTGGGAGACGGGTGCGGTGGAGGTCGATCCGGACGGTCTGGTGCGGGTCCGCTCCGGGTGCTCCTCGGTCGGCCAGGGAATACGGACCGTGCTTGCGCAGATCGTGGCTGACCGGCTGCAGGTCGATTACGGCGCGGTCCGGGTCGAGCTGCTGGACACCGATCGCACCGCCTACGGGACCGGTAGCTACGCAAGCCGGTCGACGGTCACCGCGGGAAGCGCCCTGGTACAGGCTGCAGACGAGATCATCGACCTGACCAAGCAGGTGGCATCCGTCGAGTTCGAAGTGGCCAAGGAGGATCTGGAGTACATCGACGGTGGGGTCCGAGTGCAGGGCTCGCCCGGCTTCGGGATGTCGATCTTCGAGGCCGCTACCCGTCTCCACCCGATCACAGCCCCTCGCTACGGGCGCGAGCGCCCGGGCCTTGTGGCCGAGTCGGTGTTCGATGTCGAACGGGTCGTCTACCCGTGCGGCGCCAACCTGGCGGTGGTCCGGGTGAGCCCCGACACCGGTGAGGTCACGGTCGAGTACCTGCTGCTCCTGTACGACATAGGGCGGGCGATCAATCCGATGCTGGTGGCCGGCCAGATGGAGGGCGGGGCGATTCAGGCGATCGGCGGGACCCTCTACGAGCAGTTCGCCTACGACGACGACGGCAACCCGCAGTCGGCTTCCTTCATGGATTACCTCCTCCCAACCCTGTCAGAAACCCCCGTGATGGAGACCATCATCGGGGAGACGGCTCCAACCGCTACCAACCCGCTCGGCACCAAGGGAGCCGGAGAAGGCGGAGTCCCCGGCGTGGCCGCGGCGATCGCAACCGCCATAGAACAAGCCTTGGGACAACCCGGCCTGGTGACCGCGGTGCCCATTCTTCCCGAGAACCTGGTTGTCAGGGATCTCGAGGATGACCACGTAGATGCTTTACAGGAGCGGATCGATAGTCGCGAGGCGGATATCTGGGAGTCGGTAGTGGGGGACGGCCTTATACCCAAGTGA
- a CDS encoding ATP-binding protein yields the protein MEDDGLRESVLDDPVTFLAHQRYPLVIDEVQRGGDRLVFAVKRLVDEERTPGRFILTGSTNFLTVPNISESLAGRVQIFRLWPLSEAELVGTHPTEIDLWFEGGPDPIPASELDRADYLARVCRGGYPEAVSLDPGRRRRWFEGYVETVVQRDIAALADIRRASALPPLLRWTAALTGRQVNLSDASRRLGISRPTVAGYIEWLQTVFLVHELPAWSRGLAPGAGRRPKFYLSDSGLAAALLDADADSLISPTAPATGPLLETFVVGEIARQLSALPRAATLSHYRDYKGREIDLILGASNADVVAVEIKATTSPRSKHLDHLRWLRDRLDAVSPGAFQTGILLHTGPYALSMGDRIHMRPIDCLWSRS from the coding sequence ATGGAGGACGACGGCCTACGAGAGAGCGTTCTCGACGATCCGGTGACTTTCCTCGCACATCAACGCTATCCCCTGGTAATCGACGAGGTTCAGCGTGGCGGCGACAGGCTCGTGTTCGCCGTGAAACGGCTCGTCGACGAAGAGAGGACGCCCGGTAGGTTCATACTCACCGGCTCGACCAATTTCCTGACCGTGCCGAACATCAGCGAGTCCCTGGCCGGACGGGTCCAGATCTTCCGCCTGTGGCCGCTGTCGGAGGCGGAACTCGTCGGAACTCATCCGACAGAGATCGACCTCTGGTTCGAAGGCGGCCCCGATCCGATCCCGGCATCAGAGCTTGACCGCGCCGACTACCTGGCGCGGGTGTGTCGGGGAGGCTACCCGGAAGCCGTCAGCCTCGACCCCGGCCGGCGGCGCCGCTGGTTCGAGGGATATGTCGAGACCGTCGTCCAGCGTGACATCGCCGCTCTTGCCGACATCCGCAGGGCCTCCGCCCTGCCACCGTTGCTCAGATGGACCGCCGCACTAACCGGCAGGCAGGTCAACCTTTCCGACGCTTCTCGACGATTGGGGATAAGCCGGCCGACAGTCGCCGGGTACATCGAGTGGCTCCAGACCGTCTTCCTCGTTCACGAGCTCCCGGCGTGGTCCCGCGGCCTGGCGCCGGGGGCCGGACGGCGACCCAAGTTCTATCTCTCCGACTCCGGCCTGGCCGCCGCCCTGCTCGATGCTGACGCCGATTCCTTGATCTCGCCCACTGCTCCCGCGACAGGGCCGCTTCTGGAAACCTTCGTCGTAGGCGAGATCGCCCGGCAGCTCTCCGCGTTACCGCGGGCTGCCACGCTCTCCCACTACCGCGACTACAAGGGCCGCGAGATCGACCTCATCCTCGGCGCAAGCAACGCCGATGTCGTAGCCGTGGAAATCAAGGCCACCACCTCCCCCCGCTCGAAGCACTTGGATCATCTTCGCTGGCTTCGCGACAGGCTCGACGCGGTTTCCCCGGGCGCCTTCCAAACCGGCATCCTCTTGCACACCGGCCCCTACGCCCTCTCCATGGGTGACCGAATCCATATGCGCCCGATCGACTGCTTGTGGTCCCGCTCCTAA
- a CDS encoding amidohydrolase family protein, translated as MGRSTNRWHDSVIDLHAHYLPPTLLTWAEEGHLPARLRRDGRILEFPSGPSRPVPPPLMDLPDRTRWMAEREIDLQVLSPWMDVAGDDLPGSDARRWCTAMNDATALDLDGRSRFRALAALPVTDGDLAAAELRRCVERLGFVGGAIPTQIDGRDLDEVGLEPLWEAAESLGVLIFIHPHRVMGGDRMKVHFLGNVCGNPFETTLAAMRLYFSGVVTRWPGLRILLAHGGGTLPYLAGRAVHASRHAPGFDWAVEHPDSILQCFYYDTLLHDPRALAFMIESVGPDRIAAGTDAPFPMSLDSPLPFIERACRQAGLGSDSRLRILRGTAEELLSG; from the coding sequence ATGGGTCGGTCGACTAACCGTTGGCATGACTCCGTGATCGACCTTCACGCTCACTACCTGCCGCCGACGCTGCTCACTTGGGCGGAAGAGGGTCATCTGCCGGCCCGCCTCCGCCGCGATGGCCGTATTCTCGAGTTCCCATCAGGTCCCTCGCGGCCGGTTCCGCCACCTCTCATGGACCTGCCCGACCGGACCCGGTGGATGGCGGAACGCGAAATCGACCTCCAAGTGCTGTCGCCCTGGATGGACGTCGCCGGTGACGATCTCCCCGGTAGCGACGCTCGGAGATGGTGTACAGCCATGAACGACGCCACCGCCCTCGACCTCGATGGTCGATCCCGCTTCCGGGCGCTGGCGGCCCTACCGGTGACCGACGGCGACCTGGCAGCCGCGGAACTGCGCCGGTGCGTCGAGCGACTCGGATTCGTCGGGGGCGCCATCCCGACCCAGATCGACGGTAGGGACCTAGATGAGGTCGGCCTGGAACCCCTGTGGGAGGCAGCAGAATCCCTGGGGGTGCTGATCTTCATCCATCCCCATCGGGTGATGGGCGGCGACCGCATGAAGGTCCACTTCCTGGGAAACGTCTGCGGCAACCCGTTCGAGACCACCCTGGCGGCCATGCGCCTCTACTTCAGCGGGGTCGTCACCAGGTGGCCCGGGCTGAGGATCCTGCTGGCCCACGGAGGCGGGACGTTGCCCTACCTGGCGGGCCGGGCCGTGCACGCGTCCCGTCACGCACCCGGTTTCGACTGGGCGGTCGAACATCCGGATTCGATCCTGCAGTGTTTCTATTACGACACCCTGCTCCACGATCCGCGGGCTCTGGCCTTCATGATCGAGTCGGTCGGTCCGGACCGGATCGCGGCCGGGACCGACGCGCCGTTCCCGATGAGCCTCGACTCACCCCTCCCGTTCATAGAGCGGGCCTGCCGCCAGGCCGGTTTAGGGTCGGATAGCCGTCTGAGGATCCTGCGCGGGACCGCCGAAGAACTCCTCTCCGGTTGA
- a CDS encoding amidohydrolase codes for MAPDRILTNASFFADGDRPIGAVAVSGQRIRWLGDLDEVRDAVAGSAEVVDLGGGVAFPGFADSHVHAVNYGRSRMGVPCWPSDVASVTEIVGRVREAHRSLAPGRWIKGRGYDPARLAERRAPTATELDVEAGRCVVLDSFDFHRRVVNHAVLEAAGICADTPDPPDGEIVRDEHGEPTGEFLDGARSLLDPVIPPWSDTEDEQAIDLATDYFLSLGFTYVTNAAPLTMSRLGEEVAAFLRMSERDALRLRFTSMIRAELLDAAGDLGLRPGVGETGFRIGGAKVFVDGAFGPRTALLSAPYEDSSSCGSMHLDERHLESTVRKGSRVGWQMCVHAIGDAAAETVADVLAAYPPVGGTRSHRIEHCCLTSPGTIHTMRRAGIIPVPQLAFLRLRSADFLAALGERRVGQLYPLRSWLDAGLKPVHSSDTPVIPDASPMAAVATATARVDAEGNVWGPEEGIDFDEAITMMTRWAAEADGLGHERGRIAPGYLADFTVLPRDPRPLPPDELAATFPSMTIVGGDVAWRDGSVD; via the coding sequence TTGGCTCCTGATCGGATACTGACAAACGCATCTTTCTTCGCTGACGGCGACCGTCCTATCGGGGCGGTCGCCGTCAGCGGTCAGAGGATCCGTTGGCTGGGCGATCTCGACGAAGTAAGGGACGCGGTGGCCGGCAGTGCCGAGGTCGTCGACCTCGGTGGCGGAGTTGCCTTCCCCGGATTCGCCGACAGCCACGTCCATGCGGTCAACTACGGCCGATCCCGGATGGGGGTCCCGTGCTGGCCTTCCGACGTGGCGTCGGTGACCGAGATCGTCGGGCGAGTGCGGGAGGCCCACCGGAGCCTGGCGCCGGGCCGCTGGATAAAGGGCCGCGGATACGACCCGGCCCGGCTGGCCGAGCGGAGGGCGCCCACCGCCACCGAACTCGATGTCGAAGCCGGGCGCTGCGTCGTTCTGGACAGCTTCGACTTCCACCGCCGGGTCGTCAACCACGCCGTTCTGGAAGCGGCGGGGATCTGTGCCGACACACCGGACCCGCCCGACGGCGAGATCGTCCGCGACGAACACGGCGAGCCGACGGGCGAGTTCCTCGACGGTGCCCGGAGCCTGCTCGATCCCGTGATACCTCCGTGGTCGGACACCGAGGACGAGCAGGCGATCGACCTGGCCACAGACTACTTCCTGTCGCTGGGCTTCACCTACGTGACCAACGCCGCCCCCTTGACCATGTCCCGGCTCGGTGAAGAAGTGGCGGCATTCCTACGGATGAGTGAACGTGATGCTCTACGGCTCCGGTTCACGTCGATGATCAGGGCTGAACTTCTCGATGCCGCAGGTGATCTGGGGCTGCGTCCTGGAGTAGGTGAGACCGGCTTCCGGATCGGAGGGGCCAAGGTATTCGTGGATGGTGCCTTCGGACCGCGTACGGCTCTCCTGTCGGCGCCTTATGAGGACTCGTCGTCATGCGGTTCGATGCACCTCGATGAGCGCCATCTCGAGTCCACAGTCCGCAAGGGGTCACGTGTCGGATGGCAGATGTGCGTCCACGCCATTGGCGATGCCGCCGCCGAAACCGTGGCGGACGTGCTCGCCGCGTATCCACCGGTGGGCGGGACCCGGTCGCACCGGATAGAGCACTGCTGCCTCACGTCGCCAGGCACGATTCACACCATGCGCCGGGCCGGGATCATTCCGGTACCGCAGTTGGCCTTCCTCAGGTTGCGCTCGGCCGACTTTCTGGCCGCGCTGGGGGAGCGGAGGGTCGGGCAGCTGTACCCGCTGCGGAGCTGGCTGGACGCCGGTCTCAAGCCGGTCCACAGTTCCGACACCCCCGTGATACCCGACGCCTCCCCCATGGCCGCGGTGGCGACCGCGACCGCCCGTGTGGACGCGGAAGGAAACGTGTGGGGACCGGAGGAAGGGATCGACTTCGACGAGGCGATAACGATGATGACCCGCTGGGCGGCCGAAGCCGACGGACTCGGTCACGAACGGGGCCGGATCGCTCCCGGCTACCTGGCGGACTTCACGGTCCTGCCCCGCGATCCCCGCCCGCTACCTCCCGACGAGTTGGCGGCGACGTTTCCATCGATGACCATCGTGGGCGGCGATGTCGCCTGGCGGGATGGGTCGGTCGACTAA
- a CDS encoding ABC transporter substrate-binding protein gives MKPTTRWARPWSVMLALAVVLAMIGAACAEDEELRDVNLALSTTSGFGYGYWIAVGLGYYEDEGLNVSLQGTGGSSDVAQILAANNAEAGMGVPGAMLPAIEAGAGLYPFFTYAYGEVFDVVVPAGSSITNIGGLAGLKIGISELAGGEVPLVRALLVEAGLDPDSDVEIIEVGTNAPSVKASLDDGRIDAYSSAKSDIASMNAAGLDTVSIAPASLNTLPAEGLLAAEDFKDDDELLIGLGRATAKGQLVAYANIDGAVCVLKELIPEEFTDDAEGRAGLAAVIEITTAPQEGGDYVFGFLDAAGWNTYVNIFIQGGLISQQIDMGQYVIDDLLDEINDFDQQAIIDEANDLETDC, from the coding sequence ATGAAACCAACTACCCGCTGGGCACGACCCTGGTCGGTCATGCTGGCGCTTGCCGTCGTACTGGCGATGATCGGAGCCGCGTGCGCGGAGGACGAGGAACTCCGGGACGTGAACCTTGCCCTGTCGACGACGAGTGGGTTCGGTTACGGCTACTGGATCGCCGTAGGCCTCGGATACTACGAGGACGAGGGTCTCAACGTGAGCCTCCAGGGTACGGGCGGATCATCCGATGTCGCGCAGATCCTGGCCGCCAACAACGCCGAGGCGGGAATGGGTGTTCCGGGAGCGATGCTGCCCGCGATCGAGGCCGGTGCGGGCCTCTACCCGTTCTTCACCTACGCCTACGGTGAGGTATTCGACGTGGTCGTCCCAGCCGGATCGTCGATCACGAACATCGGTGGTCTGGCCGGACTGAAGATCGGTATCTCGGAGTTGGCCGGTGGAGAGGTTCCACTGGTGCGGGCATTGCTGGTTGAAGCAGGACTGGACCCCGACTCCGATGTCGAGATCATCGAGGTGGGCACCAATGCTCCGAGCGTCAAGGCGTCTCTGGACGACGGCCGGATCGACGCCTACTCGTCCGCCAAGTCGGACATAGCTTCGATGAACGCGGCGGGCCTCGACACGGTGTCGATCGCGCCTGCCTCGCTCAATACCCTCCCGGCTGAGGGCCTGCTGGCGGCCGAGGACTTCAAGGACGACGACGAACTGCTGATAGGTCTTGGCCGTGCCACGGCTAAGGGCCAGTTGGTGGCCTACGCCAACATCGACGGCGCGGTGTGCGTTCTCAAGGAACTCATTCCCGAGGAGTTCACCGACGATGCCGAAGGGCGGGCCGGTTTGGCTGCCGTCATCGAGATCACCACTGCCCCTCAAGAGGGTGGGGACTACGTGTTCGGTTTCCTCGACGCGGCCGGGTGGAATACGTATGTGAACATCTTCATCCAGGGTGGCCTGATCTCCCAGCAGATCGACATGGGCCAGTACGTCATCGACGACCTGCTCGACGAGATCAATGACTTCGACCAGCAAGCGATCATCGACGAGGCCAACGACCTGGAAACCGACTGCTGA